From Neorickettsia helminthoeca str. Oregon:
CCTAGTACTCAGCCCATAATCGATCCCAAACATCGCACCACTTTGCGCGGTTGCGTGTATATCATCGAACAATTTCATCACACTTGAATACTCAACCACTATTTTCTCACTAGCAACCACCGGAACTGAGAAACCAACTCTCTGAAGAAGTCTGCCTGCATCCTTAATATGAATAAACGGAGAGACCCTAGGGACAAAACCCAGATCCATCTCAGCATTGAAGATGGCTTGTTTCAGTTCTGAAAGAGTTTCAGGGCCAAATAGACTTGCAACACATATCCCATCAGGCTTCAGAGTTTCGTGTATACAGGAAAAAACATCCACAAGATTATTCACATGATGCAGAAACATGCCACTGATAACAAGATCAAATTTCCTTACTCCGAGGTCGAAATTATCATCTGCTACAACAATTTTTTCACCTCGAACATACTTAAGCATTTCGTCGCACATGTCGAGATGAGTGATATTCTCAAACCGCAGGTATGGAGCATCCTTCAGAGCCAGTAAGATCTCTCCCCTGTGTGCACCGAGGTTCAGAACATCAGTAAAATTGCCACTTATTTTTTCCAGAAGCAGTTTATATATTTCCTCTAGAAGAAAATAATGTGAGCTCGAGACATCAGCGAAACGCTTCCTACGAGCGACCATCGCTTTTGTGTTAAAGATTAGCTTCAAAACTCTACTTAAACTCTACCTTCAGGATTTTGTAGATTTTCTGTCCATTAGGAAGCTCGATCTCAACTACATCACCAGCTTCTTTATTCATTATTGCCTTTCCTATCGGAGATGAGAGTGAAATTTTTCTTTCCTTTATATTGGACTCAACATTACCGACAATCTGGTAAGTCGTCGAGGTACCATTCTCCAAATTTTCCACAGTTACAGAAGCCCCAAACTTTACCTTATCACCACTCAACTGTGAGACATCTATTATCTCAGCTTTAGCTAGTTGAGACTCCAACTCTAGGATTTTGCCTTCTACGAAACTCTGCTCCTTACGTGCTTCATGATATTCAGCATTCTCCGACAGATCGCCCAACTCTCTTGCTTGAGCAACAGCGGCAATAATGGAGGGTTTCACGACTTTCACAAGATGCTCAAGCTCATCTTTGAGTCTAACATATCCCTCTCTAGTGATTGGTAACTTCTCCATACTCTGCGCTCCTAAGGGAAGACTGAAGCATACTACCCAATTCTGACAGCGCCTCATTCTACAACAAAACCTGCAAAGAGTATACAAACACTCTTGAGCAATTTCCATAACTCATCATCAACAAGGAAGGCTCATAAGGAGTCTTTTTCAGATTGAGTTCGGTATGGGAGCAGCTTCATATAAACTGACTAGGTTCGGGAATAGCTATCAATCGGGGAATTGCGCCATAAAGATCTTTATAATAACATTGAATCACTTATGTTCATTGAGTTACAGAAGATGCCTCCAAAAGAATTTGATGTAGTAGTGATAGGGGGTGGTCCTGCCGGGTATGTATGCAGTATCAAAGCTGCTCAGCTTGGCATGAGAGTCGCCTGCATTGAAAAACGTTCAGTCTTAGGAGGTACCTGTCTGAATGAGGGCTGTATCCCATCAAAGGCTTTGCTTCATTCCTCCTACGCGTACTATTCTGCTAGAAACCACTTCGCTGCCCTGGGGATAGAGTGCTCTGATGTAAAACTAAACCTCGAAAAGATGATGGAAAATAAAACCAAGATAGTGAAAGATCTAGCGCAGGGTATAGATTTCCTATTCAAGAAAAATAAGATCGCCTTATTTCGCGGAGCGGGTAGTATCGTCAATGGAGGCAATCAGAAGTTAGTCAGTATCGATGGCTCTGAGACGGTCCACACAAAATATATTGTTCTTGCTACCGGTTCGGAATCAGCGGAGTTCCCGTTCGTAAAATGCGATGAGAAAAATATCCTCTCTTCGAGAGGGGCGCTGAGTCTGGAGTCAGTTCCGCAAAGCATGATTGTCGTAGGAGGCGGAGCAATAGGCCTTGAAATGGCTTCTGTGTGGTCCAGACTTGGCACAAAAGTCATCCTAATAGAGTTCTGCGATAGGATTGCTGCAGCTTCAGATGGTGAAGTCAGTAGCTATCTTCTGAAATCCTTGAAAAAACAGGGAATAACTTTTCACCTGTCCAGTAGGATCACCAGCATAGAGAGTGGCAATCTAGTTTCAGCATCATTCCAGAAAGACGGAAAAGAGGAAAAAGTCTCGGCAGAAAAAATATTGATTTCAATTGGTAGGAAACCATACTCATCTGATCTTGGAATTGAATTAGAAAAAAATTCTGCTGGCTTCATCAAAGTGGACAAGAATTTCCAGACCAGTGTCCCTGGAATATATGCAGTAGGTGATGTAATACCAGGTCCGATGCTCGCTCACAAAGCAGAAGATGAGGCAATTGCAGTCGCAGAGATACTTGCAGGTAAGTCTGCTCATATAGGTTGGATCCCATCAGTGATATATACACACCCAGAAGTTGCGAGTGTAGGAAAAACAGAGGAGGAACTAAAAGCATTAGACGTACAATATAAAGTTTCCAAATTCCCATTCGCCGCGAACAGCAGGGCAAAGACAACGAACGATACAGAAGGTTTTGTTAAAATACTTGTAGATGAACACGATACTATCCTGGGCGTGCATATAATTGGAGCATCAGCCTCCTCATTAATTGCTGAGGCGGTATTAGCCATGGAATATGGTGCATCAGCCGAGGATATCGCGCGAACTTGCCATTCACACCCTGATTTAAATGAGGCTGTGAAGGAGGCAGCACTCGGAGCATTTTTCAAACCGATTCATTCTTAGCAGTTATTCTCGGAGCGAGTCTAAAGAGTGATCAGGTAGGTTGCTCATCCTGCAACTCTTCCCTCGGAAGTTTCAGGGCCCATTGGGTAGCTCGAGTTCTAGAGCACTCATAGACTTTTTAAGAACTCCAAGTATATCTCCTTAAGTAGGAGAATGTCTTTCAGCGGGGCGCATTCGTTAACTTTATGAGCTGTTTCATTGAGCAATCCAAACTCCAAAACGTTTGTAATTTCACGTAGAAACCTCGCATCTGAAGTACCACCTTTTGTCGTGAATTGCGCCGATATTCCGCTGCACTTGAGTATCGCTGCAGATAACTTATCCGCAAAGGCCGTTTTCTCAGATAGAAATGGCAAGGCTGGATTCTCAGAATACACTATTTCGACTGCAGAGGTTCTACTTACAAATATCGAATCTATCGCTTGTTTTAATCTTTTGACGGTCTGGAGATTATTGAATCTTATATTGAAATTAGTAGAAACTTTTCCCGGTATGACATTCGTGGATGGATTATCGACATCAATACTCGTAATCTCGCAGTGAGATGGCGGAAAAAACTCATTTCCATTGTCAAATTTATGATCTCTCAACCTTACAAGGGCATCCAACATCTCTGGGATGGGATTATTTGCTTTTTCGTGGTATGCAACATGCCCCTGGATCCCAGAATACGAAACAGCGACATTCAGGGAGCCACGCCTTCCTATCTTGATGGAGTCTCCAATCTTGGATTCGCAAGTTGGCTCCCCAACTATACAATCATGTATCACATAGCCACCCTGCCTAAGATATCGAATCATTGGTAGCATTCCATTACTACTGGACATTTCTTCATCACTAGTGAGTATCACTCCAATGTTTAATTGGGAGTCATAATTGTCCAGGAACTCGAAAAGTGCCGTAATGAAAGATGCTATGGCACCTTTCATATCGACAACACCTCGACCATAGATTGTTTCAGAAATCACTTCTCCAACAAACGGATTGCATATCCATAAACCGGAATCCGCCGCAGGAACAACATCGACGTGACCCGCAAAACATAAATGAATTTTTCGCGAATCCTTATTATGTACCAGGAGATTTCTTATACCATCGGACTCAAGGATTGTCACTACGAATCCGCGCTGCTCGAAAAGATTTGAAAGGAATCGTATTGCACCACCACAGCCAGGTGAGATTCCCTTATAAGTCAGCAGCGATTTCAATAGTTCGAACAACATCTATAGCAGTCCCTTGTGAAGAATATGAAAGGCTAACATAGCATCGCAGCACTTCTGTTTTGATATAATACACAAGACTCCTACATACGCCGCTAGTGCACAAGTGTCTTTTCCACCCCTCCAGCAACTACTTCAATAGCAATACCAGAAGAATCGCAGTTAGCTTCTCTTTGCTTCTGTTGTAACAACAAATCCAATATTTCATTGAGACGCGTAATGCTCTCTCTGGATTCAACGCGCTCGACAGAGATCACAAAATAATAAAAAGATCCCATAACAAGAAAAACCACCATCAATCCCATATAAACCCACATATCGAGCTTCCCCGATTTATAACAGAATGGTGTTACAGCTAAGCCCACCCCACTGGCTATCTGCATCAGAATCTCAGCAATAAAAACGTTTCTATTAAAGCTCTTCCTAGTTCTACAAGAAGGAAAGCTAGTGGCAGATTTTGATAAGAGTAAATCTGCCTTAGCACTGGCATCCTCCATGGCGCAAGAAATACACCTTCTTCTATAGCTCGAATAGAGGGCGGAAAACGAAACAAGTAACTGAAGTGCAACAGCACAAAGAATAAATACGGATGCGTCGATCTTATTTTTCACATAAAGCAGGTTTAATGGGAGAACCAACACCTTTATTGTTGTAATGAACAAGACTTCGAGTATTGTCGTTACTCGTCTCCTAGACTTAGGTGATAACTTCATTTGAGCCATCTAATCATTCCTTTTCATCCTTTTCCTTACATTTGGATCTAGTTCTTTCTTACGCAATCGCAGTGAGGAAGGAGTCACCTCTACAAGCTCATCATCATTGATATATGACATCATCTCTTCCAGTGTCATGATTCTAGGCGGACTAAGTCTGACTGCTTCATCGCTTCCTGCAGCGCGGATATTAGTAAGCTGCTTACCTTTCAGGACATTGACCTCGAGATCATTGCTTCTGTTGTGTTCACCTACTATCATACCGCAGTAGACCGGGTCCTGTGGCTTTACGAACATTATTCCCCTATCCTGAAGATTAAATAGCGCGTAAGCAACTGCTTCTCCCTGACCATTAGAGATCAGTACCCCACTGGATCTACTTTCTATCTTACCAGAATACGGCGCGTAACCATGAAACACCTTATTTAAGATACCAGTACCCCTAGTATCTGATAAAAACTGCCCATGATATCCTATCAAGGATCGTGAAGGAATATGATAAACAAGTCTTACTCTGCCGCCGGGATAGTTATCCATGGATTGCATAATACCTTTCCGGGTATTCAGGGTTTCCATGACTATTCCTGCGTATTCCTCATCCAAGTCGACCGTCAGCTCCTCAATAGGCTCCAGTTTTTGCCCGTTCTCATCCAGCCTTATCACGACTCTCGGACGCGAAACCGATAACTCAAAACCTTCTTTTCGCATATTCTCAATAAGTACTCCAAGCTGGAGCTCCCCACGACCTCGCACTTCGTACTGTCCTTCGCCCTTTTCTTCCAGATTAATCGATACGTTGGTTTTCACTTCTTGTAGAAGCCTATCCAGTATCACGCGGGAAGTTAACTTATCTCCGTCTCTGCCTGTAAGCGGTGAGGTATTAACAGAAACATTAATAGAAATAGTCGTCGGATCGATAGGTATAGCAGCAATAGGATCAGTCACCGAAGGATCACAAATAGTATCAGTAACCGAAGCTTCGGATACTCCCGCAATCGCTATAATTTCCCCAGCTTGTGCGCTATCAGCATTTCTCTTGCCCATGCCTTCAAAAATTTGCAATTTTGTCAAACGGGCATTTTCCACTAATTCGCCTTTTAAGTTGATCGCTTTGACACTCGCATTTGCAGCAATGGAGCCTTTTTCGATTTTTCCTATTAAAATTCTACCGACAAAGTTATCATTCTCCAGCATCGTCACAAGCATTGAAAATGGAGCCTTGTAATCGTATTCCCGGACGGGTGTGTACTCCATAATTGTCTCCAGCAACGGAATAAGATTATCCTTAGGATCATTTAAATCACGTATACACCAACCGTCTCTCCCTGAAGCATATAAAACTGGAAAATCTAATTGCTCATCATTTGCATCAAGGCTGAGGAAAAGATCAGAGATTTCATTAACTACCTCCTCCAACCTGCGATCAGGTCTATCGACTTTATTCACTATCACTATAGGTCTGAGACCACTTTTCAATGCCTTGGATAAGACGAACTTCGTTTGTGGCATCACACCTTCTGCGCTGTCCACGAGCAACAACACCGAATCCGCCATAGACATGATCCTCTCAACTTCCCCACCGAAATCAGAGTGACCTGGTGTATCTATCAGGTTGATTTTCGTTTCTTTATAGTAGATGGATGCAACTTTCGAAAACATGGTGATACCACGTTTCTGCTCTAGTGGATTCCTATCCATACCTAGATCATCCAAGACATTGCTCTGACGCAATAAATTATTTGTTAGAGTTGTTTTACCATGATCAACATGTGCTATGACAGCGGTGTTCAGAACTTTCTTATACATTTCAAAATAGAATGCGCTTGGGAGATTATAACACAATAAAATGCAAGGTACTGAGAGTTATTTGGTGGTTATCGAGTGAATATTTTTT
This genomic window contains:
- the lpdA gene encoding dihydrolipoyl dehydrogenase; translated protein: MFIELQKMPPKEFDVVVIGGGPAGYVCSIKAAQLGMRVACIEKRSVLGGTCLNEGCIPSKALLHSSYAYYSARNHFAALGIECSDVKLNLEKMMENKTKIVKDLAQGIDFLFKKNKIALFRGAGSIVNGGNQKLVSIDGSETVHTKYIVLATGSESAEFPFVKCDEKNILSSRGALSLESVPQSMIVVGGGAIGLEMASVWSRLGTKVILIEFCDRIAAASDGEVSSYLLKSLKKQGITFHLSSRITSIESGNLVSASFQKDGKEEKVSAEKILISIGRKPYSSDLGIELEKNSAGFIKVDKNFQTSVPGIYAVGDVIPGPMLAHKAEDEAIAVAEILAGKSAHIGWIPSVIYTHPEVASVGKTEEELKALDVQYKVSKFPFAANSRAKTTNDTEGFVKILVDEHDTILGVHIIGASASSLIAEAVLAMEYGASAEDIARTCHSHPDLNEAVKEAALGAFFKPIHS
- the typA gene encoding translational GTPase TypA; the encoded protein is MYKKVLNTAVIAHVDHGKTTLTNNLLRQSNVLDDLGMDRNPLEQKRGITMFSKVASIYYKETKINLIDTPGHSDFGGEVERIMSMADSVLLLVDSAEGVMPQTKFVLSKALKSGLRPIVIVNKVDRPDRRLEEVVNEISDLFLSLDANDEQLDFPVLYASGRDGWCIRDLNDPKDNLIPLLETIMEYTPVREYDYKAPFSMLVTMLENDNFVGRILIGKIEKGSIAANASVKAINLKGELVENARLTKLQIFEGMGKRNADSAQAGEIIAIAGVSEASVTDTICDPSVTDPIAAIPIDPTTISINVSVNTSPLTGRDGDKLTSRVILDRLLQEVKTNVSINLEEKGEGQYEVRGRGELQLGVLIENMRKEGFELSVSRPRVVIRLDENGQKLEPIEELTVDLDEEYAGIVMETLNTRKGIMQSMDNYPGGRVRLVYHIPSRSLIGYHGQFLSDTRGTGILNKVFHGYAPYSGKIESRSSGVLISNGQGEAVAYALFNLQDRGIMFVKPQDPVYCGMIVGEHNRSNDLEVNVLKGKQLTNIRAAGSDEAVRLSPPRIMTLEEMMSYINDDELVEVTPSSLRLRKKELDPNVRKRMKRND
- the dapE gene encoding succinyl-diaminopimelate desuccinylase; the protein is MLFELLKSLLTYKGISPGCGGAIRFLSNLFEQRGFVVTILESDGIRNLLVHNKDSRKIHLCFAGHVDVVPAADSGLWICNPFVGEVISETIYGRGVVDMKGAIASFITALFEFLDNYDSQLNIGVILTSDEEMSSSNGMLPMIRYLRQGGYVIHDCIVGEPTCESKIGDSIKIGRRGSLNVAVSYSGIQGHVAYHEKANNPIPEMLDALVRLRDHKFDNGNEFFPPSHCEITSIDVDNPSTNVIPGKVSTNFNIRFNNLQTVKRLKQAIDSIFVSRTSAVEIVYSENPALPFLSEKTAFADKLSAAILKCSGISAQFTTKGGTSDARFLREITNVLEFGLLNETAHKVNECAPLKDILLLKEIYLEFLKSL
- the greA gene encoding transcription elongation factor GreA — encoded protein: MEKLPITREGYVRLKDELEHLVKVVKPSIIAAVAQARELGDLSENAEYHEARKEQSFVEGKILELESQLAKAEIIDVSQLSGDKVKFGASVTVENLENGTSTTYQIVGNVESNIKERKISLSSPIGKAIMNKEAGDVVEIELPNGQKIYKILKVEFK
- a CDS encoding methyltransferase domain-containing protein, which translates into the protein MKLIFNTKAMVARRKRFADVSSSHYFLLEEIYKLLLEKISGNFTDVLNLGAHRGEILLALKDAPYLRFENITHLDMCDEMLKYVRGEKIVVADDNFDLGVRKFDLVISGMFLHHVNNLVDVFSCIHETLKPDGICVASLFGPETLSELKQAIFNAEMDLGFVPRVSPFIHIKDAGRLLQRVGFSVPVVASEKIVVEYSSVMKLFDDIHATAQSGAMFGIDYGLSTRRTIDRIIKEYERLSNGQIKATFEIVILTALKKEKI